AATTTTTGTTTTTTATTTGTAACTTCTTACCGTTGGCTGTATTTCTTCGAAGGTTAATGGTTCTTTAACCAGTTCAGGTTCTCCATTTTCACCTGTCCATGCCCATGCTGAGATGAATTGATATTCTGCATCATTTCTCATTGCTTCCCCATCCGGAGTTTGGTATTCTTCACGGAAGTGAGCGCCACAAGATTCATTACGGGTTAAAGCATCATAACACATCAGTTCTCCGATTTCAAAATAATCAGCAACACGACCAGCTTTTTCCAGTTCAGCATTCATCTTATCCCCTTGTCCGGAAACCCTTACGTCTTTATAGAACTTCTGTTTTAGTTTTCTGATCTCCTGAATAGCATATTTAAGCCCTTCCTCGTTTCTTGCCAGTCCGCAATAATCGTACAGCAACTTTCCTAATGTTTTATGGAAATAGTCAACAGTTTTGGTTCCTTTGATATTCATTAAATCCTGAATCTGATTTTTAACGGCATTTTCAGCCTGTTCAAACTCTGGAGCATCCGGTGAAATTTTCCCGGTATGAATTTCATCTGCTAAATAATTTGCAATAGTATAAGGAGCGATAAAATATCCATCTACAGAAGCCTGTAAGAGAGAGTTTGCTCCCAATCTGTTGGCTCCATGATCTGCAAAATTAGCTTCACCTAAGGCAAAGAGTCCCGGAACGGTAGTCATCAGTTCGTAATCTACCCAAAGGCCACCCATTGAGAAATGGGCAGAAGGAGAGATCATCATCGGTTCTTTATAAGCATCATATCCTGTAATTTTAAGATACATGTCAAATAGGTTTCCGTATTTCTCTTTGATTTTCTCTTTTCCTTGTTCTTTAATCGCCTTGGAAAAATCCAGGTACACTGCATTTTTCAAGGGACCAATTCCGAATCCGGCATCAATTCTTTCTTTGGCAGCACGGGACGAAATATCTCTTGGAGCCAGGTTTCCAAATGCAGGATATCTTCTTTCCAGATAATAGTCTCTTTCATTTTCAGGAATGTCATTCGGGAGTCTGTTTTCATCTTCTTTTAAAGGAACCCAGATTCTTCCGTCATTACGCAATGATTCAGACATTAATGTTAATTTAGACTGATAATCTCCGGATTGCGGAAGGGAAGTAGGGTGTACCTGAATCCAGCTCGGGGAAGCCATTAAAGCTCCTTTTTTATGCGCTCTCCAGATCGCAGAACCATTACATCCCATAGCTAATGTGGACAGGTAATAAATCTTTCCATAGCCTCCGGTTGCTAATATTACAGCATGGGCTGCATGTCTTTCAATTTCTCCGGTATCTAAATTTCTTACGATAATTCCTCTTGCTTTCCCATCAATCGTAACCAAATCAAGCATTTCATGTCTTGAAAACAATTGTACAGAACCTTTTCCAACCTGTCTCATCAAAGCCTGATACGCTCCCAGAAGCAATTGTTGTCCGGTCTGTCCTCTGGCATAGAAAGTACGGCTTACCTGAACTCCTCCAAAAGAACGGTTGTTAAGGTAACCACCATATTCACGTCCAAAAGGAACTCCTTGTGCTACAGCTTGATCGATGAGGTTTAAAGAACATTCTGCCATTCGGTACACATTGGCTTCACGCGCCCTGAAGTCTCCACCTTTCAAAGTATCAACGAACATTCTGTACACACTGTCACCATCATTTTTATAATTTTTAGCAGCATTTACTCCACCTTGAGCAGCTACAGAGTGCGCTCTTCTCGGACTGTCCTGAAAACAGAATGCCTTCACATTATAGCCCATCTCTCCTAAAGAGGCAGCGATAGAGCTTCCGGCAAGACCTGTTCCTACAACAATCACATCAAGCTTTTTACGGTTGGCCGGATTGACAAGCTTGGCTTTCTTTTTATAATATGCCCATTTTTGTTCCAATGGGCCTTGTGGTATTTTTGAATCTAAAATCATGATGAGGTCTTTTTAATGATAAGTAAAGAATACATAAACAGGCATAAGGGCAAAACCTAAACTTATAATGACAGAGTAGGCTGTTCCAATGATTTTAACCCATTTCACAAATTTAGGATGGTACAATCCAAGAGTTCTTACGGAGCTGTATAATCCGTGGATCAGATGATAACATAAGGCAATCATAGAAAGGACATAAATCACCACGTACCACCACTCTTTAAACACTGTTACGACCAAAATATATAAGTCCTTATTTCCATTCTCATCCAATGGGGGATTTCCGAATTTATAGACATACCAGAAATTTTGGAAATGAATGACCAGAAAGATCAGGATTAATGTTCCCAGGATTCCCATATTTCTGGAAGCCCATTTACTGGCTCTTCCACGTCTGTCAGACTGGTAACCACCTCCTGATTTTTTATTTTTTAAAGTAATCATCAGCCCATCTACAGCATGCAGGATAATACTGGCATACAAAACATAAGAAACTATTTTGATAATGATATTTCCTGATAAAAAATGAGAATAGGCATTGAATTGCAGATGTGCTTGTTCCTGGGGGAGAAAAAGCTGAAGATTTCCGAGGAAATGAATCAACAGGAAGAATCCCAAAAAGAGTCCTGTAAGGCACATCAGCATTTTTCTTGACAATGTTGATAACATATATTTGATTTAATAATTAATAATATCCTAAAACTTTCATCCATAAACCTCCTACAACCATGTAGATGATTAAAAGCACGATTCCTATTTCAAGGCCGCGAAGCCACCAGGCTTTTAGATCAACATATCCGCTCCCAAAGAATACCGGAGCCGGACCATGTCCGTAATGGGTAAGCACACCATAAATTGAACCCATAAAACCAAGCATCATTGCCAACAACATAGGAGGAATTCCTAAAGAAACCCCTACACCCAGCAGGGCTGCATACATAGCCGCTACGTGAGCTGTAGCACTTGCGAAAATATAATGACTGAAGAAATAGACTACAATAATAACCGGGAAGGCTACCTGCCAGCTTAAACCTCCGATTTGAACTTTGATAAGGTTACTGAACCAGCCAATGAAGCCCAATTCATTCAAAGAACTTGCCATCATGACCAAAACAGCAAACCAAACGATGGTATCCCATGCTCCTTTTTCACCTTTTACATCTTCCCAGGTTAATACTGAGGTTAATAGCAATAAAGTTAATCCGATAAAGGCAGTAGTGGTTGCATCAATAGAAAGCGTACCACCAAAGATCCAAAGGAATAAAAGGATAAAAAAAGCCAATAGCATCAACCATTCAT
This Chryseobacterium sp. G0162 DNA region includes the following protein-coding sequences:
- a CDS encoding fumarate reductase/succinate dehydrogenase flavoprotein subunit, which encodes MILDSKIPQGPLEQKWAYYKKKAKLVNPANRKKLDVIVVGTGLAGSSIAASLGEMGYNVKAFCFQDSPRRAHSVAAQGGVNAAKNYKNDGDSVYRMFVDTLKGGDFRAREANVYRMAECSLNLIDQAVAQGVPFGREYGGYLNNRSFGGVQVSRTFYARGQTGQQLLLGAYQALMRQVGKGSVQLFSRHEMLDLVTIDGKARGIIVRNLDTGEIERHAAHAVILATGGYGKIYYLSTLAMGCNGSAIWRAHKKGALMASPSWIQVHPTSLPQSGDYQSKLTLMSESLRNDGRIWVPLKEDENRLPNDIPENERDYYLERRYPAFGNLAPRDISSRAAKERIDAGFGIGPLKNAVYLDFSKAIKEQGKEKIKEKYGNLFDMYLKITGYDAYKEPMMISPSAHFSMGGLWVDYELMTTVPGLFALGEANFADHGANRLGANSLLQASVDGYFIAPYTIANYLADEIHTGKISPDAPEFEQAENAVKNQIQDLMNIKGTKTVDYFHKTLGKLLYDYCGLARNEEGLKYAIQEIRKLKQKFYKDVRVSGQGDKMNAELEKAGRVADYFEIGELMCYDALTRNESCGAHFREEYQTPDGEAMRNDAEYQFISAWAWTGENGEPELVKEPLTFEEIQPTVRSYK
- a CDS encoding succinate dehydrogenase cytochrome b subunit, with translation MLSTLSRKMLMCLTGLFLGFFLLIHFLGNLQLFLPQEQAHLQFNAYSHFLSGNIIIKIVSYVLYASIILHAVDGLMITLKNKKSGGGYQSDRRGRASKWASRNMGILGTLILIFLVIHFQNFWYVYKFGNPPLDENGNKDLYILVVTVFKEWWYVVIYVLSMIALCYHLIHGLYSSVRTLGLYHPKFVKWVKIIGTAYSVIISLGFALMPVYVFFTYH